The Herpetosiphonaceae bacterium nucleotide sequence CTGCTCCAGAGCTTCCCTGAGGCCGAGCAGATGGCCTTTGGCCTGGATGTGATCGAGCGCCTGGGCTACGACTTCGAGCGCGGACGGCAGGACAAGACCCATCACCCGTTCATGACGAAGTTCTCGCTGGGCGATGTCCGCATCACGACGCGCTTCAAAGAGAACGATCTGCGCGAAGGGCTGTTTAGCACGATCCACGAGTCGGGCCATGCGATGTACGAGCAGGGCATCGCGATGGACTTCGAGGGGACGCCCCTGGCACGCGGCGCGACAAGCGGCGTGCACGAGTCACAGTCGCGGCTGTGGGAGAATCTCGTCGGGCGCAGCCGGGGCTTCTGGCGCTTCTTCTATCCCAGGCTTCAGGCGGCCTTCCCGCAGCAGCTTGGCTCCGTCTCGCTCGACACCTTCTACCGCGCGATCAACAAAGTCGAGCGCTCGCTGATCCGTACCGACGCCGACGAGGTCACGTACAATCTGCATGTGATCATGCGCTTCGACTTCGAGCTGGATCTGCTCGATGGCAGGCTGGAGGTGCGCGATCTGCCTGACGCCTGGCGCGAACGCTTCACCTCGGATATTGGCATCACGCCCACGGACGATCGCGACGGCGTGCTTCAGGACATGCACTGGTTCAGCGACGCAATCGGCGGCCAGTTCCAGGGCTACACGCTGGGCAATATCCTCAGCGCGCAGTTCATGGAGGCCGCAACCAAGGCGCATCCTGAGATTCCGAGCCAGATCGAGGCCGGAGAGTTCGGCACGCTGCACGGCTGGCTCAAGGAAAACCTGTACCGTCATGGTCGCAAGTTCACGGCGTCGGAGCTGGTGGAGCGCATCACCGGCGGGCCGCTGAGCACCGAGCCATACCTGGGCTACCTGCGCGCGAAGTACGGCGAGCTGTACGGGTTCTAGCGGGCGGGGAACAGGCGATTAACAGATAGAACAAGCGAACAAGCGAACAAGGGAGCTAAGCCGTGTTCGTTTGTTCGCTTGCTCGTTTGTTCTCGGCCCAGGCCCTCACCCCCGGCCCCCTCTCCTATGTAGTGGGAGAGGGGGAGAACCTTCTCCTTTCGTTCTCGGTTCTCCCATTGTTCTTTGTGCTTCCCCATCGTTCTCCCCAGAGCTATGAGGAGAGAAGAGATGCTGGGGGACACCCCCAGCCCCCGGCCTCGCGGCCCTTAGCTCACCCCTTGACCGAGCCTGCCAGCAGCCCGCGCAGGAAGTAGCGTCCCAGGAAGATATAGACCAGCAGCGTCGGCAGCGCCACCAGCAGCGCGCCCGCCATCTGAATATTCCAGAAGGTGATCTGGCTGCCCGCGATATTTTGCAGCGCGACGGTGACAACCCGCTTTTCAGGCGCGTTGGTGATGATCAGCCCAAACAAAAACTCGTTCCAGATCGCCGTCACCTGCCAGATCGCGACGACCACAAAGCCCGGAATCGACAGCGGGAACATAATATGGCGGTAGATGCCGAAGAAGTTTGCGCCGTCGATCTTGCCCGCCTCGACTAGCTCGGTGGGTACCTGCACGTAGTAGTTGCGAAAGATCAGCGTCACGATCGGAATGCCGTAGACCACATGCGTCAGGATCAGCCCGCTGATCGTGCCGTAGAGGCCCATTCGCTGCAAAAGCTGCACGAGCGGAATCAGAATGCTCTGGTACGGAATGAACATGCCGAACAAAATCGCGGTGAAGAGCGCGTCCGCGCCGCGAAACTTCCACTTGGAGAGCACATAGCCGTTCATCGAGCCGAGCACGCACGAGATCAGCGTGGCCGGGATCACAAGCTGGAAGCTGTTGATGAAGCTCGACCCCAGCACCGCCCAGGCGTCCCTGAAGCTCTGCAGGCTGAAGCTGGTCGGCAGGCTCCACATCCGATCGAGCCGGACCTGATCGAAGCTTTTGAGGCTAGTGACGAGCAGCAGATAGACCGGCAGCAGGTAGAAGACCGCGAAGGCGATCATGATTGCGTAGATGATCACGCGGCTCAGGCGCACGCGCGGGCGCGGCATAGCAGCAGATTGGGCGCTCATCACTCGGCCTCCTCGCGGGTGCTGTAGATCAGATACGGCACGATCAGCACGGCCACGAGCAGCAGCATGATCATCGCCACCGCGCTGCCCTCGGCGTAGCGGCTGCTCTTGAAGGTGATCTCGTACATGTAGATGCCGGGCACGTCCGTCGCGTTGCCGGGACCGCCGCCGGTCTGGGTGACGATCAGATCGAAGATTTTGAGCGAGATATGACCCAGAATGATGATC carries:
- a CDS encoding carboxypeptidase M32, with the protein product RQMADFFPGYEHMADPLIADADYGMTAASIRTLFSSLRDQLVPLVQAITEQPPADESCLLQSFPEAEQMAFGLDVIERLGYDFERGRQDKTHHPFMTKFSLGDVRITTRFKENDLREGLFSTIHESGHAMYEQGIAMDFEGTPLARGATSGVHESQSRLWENLVGRSRGFWRFFYPRLQAAFPQQLGSVSLDTFYRAINKVERSLIRTDADEVTYNLHVIMRFDFELDLLDGRLEVRDLPDAWRERFTSDIGITPTDDRDGVLQDMHWFSDAIGGQFQGYTLGNILSAQFMEAATKAHPEIPSQIEAGEFGTLHGWLKENLYRHGRKFTASELVERITGGPLSTEPYLGYLRAKYGELYGF
- a CDS encoding carbohydrate ABC transporter permease, translating into MSAQSAAMPRPRVRLSRVIIYAIMIAFAVFYLLPVYLLLVTSLKSFDQVRLDRMWSLPTSFSLQSFRDAWAVLGSSFINSFQLVIPATLISCVLGSMNGYVLSKWKFRGADALFTAILFGMFIPYQSILIPLVQLLQRMGLYGTISGLILTHVVYGIPIVTLIFRNYYVQVPTELVEAGKIDGANFFGIYRHIMFPLSIPGFVVVAIWQVTAIWNEFLFGLIITNAPEKRVVTVALQNIAGSQITFWNIQMAGALLVALPTLLVYIFLGRYFLRGLLAGSVKG